One genomic region from Candidatus Polarisedimenticolia bacterium encodes:
- a CDS encoding HPr family phosphocarrier protein — protein sequence MITREVTLINVLGLHARAAARWVQVASRFTSRITLSKDGRTVDAKSILGVLMLAASLGERLLLSAEGPDAEQAVDALAALVRSRFGESR from the coding sequence TTGATCACCCGCGAGGTCACACTGATCAACGTTCTCGGACTGCACGCGCGCGCCGCGGCGCGCTGGGTCCAGGTCGCTTCCCGCTTCACCTCGCGCATCACCCTCTCCAAGGATGGACGAACGGTGGATGCCAAATCGATCCTGGGCGTGCTGATGCTCGCCGCTTCGCTGGGAGAGCGCCTGCTGCTGTCGGCCGAAGGGCCCGACGCCGAGCAGGCGGTGGACGCCCTCGCGGCCCTGGTGCGCTCGCGCTTCGGGGAGAGCCGATGA